One Clostridia bacterium genomic region harbors:
- a CDS encoding ATP-dependent RecD-like DNA helicase, with translation MEIQGVVSDIIFYNQQNGYSVISVKASDKEYTCVGNLPVISKGEQLVLSGYLTTHSQYGEQFVVQNFTIRAPQSQEGIIKYLSSGLIKGIGEATAKKIYDAFGVNTLEIIEKEPALLANIKGISVNKANDIASSYKSIVTMQQQIMFLQQYNITINTAVKIYNVYQDATKSVVSQNPYKLIDDIDGIGFISADRIAHNMGIDYDSPFRLRAGIIYCLKESAEKLGNTFISKDDLTSKVSNLLELDLLDKYASVYDEIIGRLTLDVTIRVFDIGLTSCVSLSKYYNMEKAISAKLIQIKNQSIDVQGDFSSLIAEFERINNIKLHNSQKEAIISSLTNGVTVITGGPGTGKTTIIKCITHIYSTFGKKIELTSPTGRASKRLALSTGKEAKTIHRLLGAGYSNGKMGFLYDQYNPLQADVVIVDEVSMVDVSIAYSLFKALDSSTRLILVGDKDQLPSVGAGNVLSNIISSGVIDVKYLTHIYRQEQDSLIISNAHLINNCKMPICNNASKDFFIISKNSQDEVFEECMQLISKRLPTYKGVEGGEIQLLGALKSGVAGVDNSNKSLQRLLNPASTSKQEIKLGDTTFRVGDRVMQTVNDYSLDWYKSGIFGSIEYGQGVFNGDIGVINSVNKSSNTLEILFDDGRTAQYNNVDLYNLSLAYAMTIHKSQGSEFDCVVIPLVSGPPTILNKNLLYTAVTRAKKVVVLVCNKKILSMVVHNNYISERTTLLDKFLNEDFKRYEGIV, from the coding sequence ATGGAAATTCAAGGCGTAGTCAGCGACATTATTTTTTATAATCAGCAAAACGGCTATTCGGTAATTTCGGTTAAAGCAAGCGACAAAGAATATACTTGCGTAGGCAATCTCCCGGTTATATCTAAGGGAGAGCAACTTGTTTTAAGCGGTTACCTAACTACGCACTCGCAATATGGCGAGCAATTTGTCGTGCAAAACTTTACTATAAGGGCTCCGCAAAGTCAAGAGGGCATTATTAAATATTTGTCAAGCGGATTAATTAAAGGCATAGGCGAAGCTACTGCGAAAAAAATTTACGACGCTTTTGGCGTAAATACTTTGGAAATAATAGAAAAAGAGCCAGCTTTACTTGCTAATATCAAAGGCATTAGCGTAAATAAAGCAAATGATATCGCAAGCAGTTACAAGAGTATTGTAACTATGCAACAGCAAATAATGTTTTTGCAACAATACAACATTACTATAAATACGGCGGTAAAAATTTATAACGTTTATCAAGACGCAACTAAAAGCGTAGTCAGTCAAAATCCTTATAAATTAATCGACGATATTGACGGTATCGGTTTTATTTCTGCCGATAGAATAGCCCACAATATGGGCATAGACTATGATTCGCCCTTTCGTTTGCGTGCGGGAATAATCTATTGCCTTAAAGAAAGCGCCGAAAAACTCGGCAATACTTTTATATCAAAAGACGACTTAACAAGCAAGGTTTCTAATTTGCTTGAACTTGATTTGTTAGATAAATACGCTTCGGTCTATGACGAGATTATAGGCAGGCTTACGCTTGACGTTACGATTAGAGTATTTGACATAGGTTTGACAAGTTGCGTGTCGCTCTCTAAGTATTACAATATGGAAAAAGCTATCTCGGCAAAATTAATTCAAATTAAGAATCAATCAATAGACGTTCAAGGCGATTTTTCTTCTTTAATTGCCGAATTTGAGCGTATTAATAATATTAAATTGCACAATAGTCAAAAAGAAGCCATAATTAGCTCGCTTACTAATGGCGTAACTGTAATTACAGGCGGACCGGGAACGGGCAAAACCACAATTATTAAGTGCATAACGCATATTTATTCGACTTTTGGCAAAAAAATAGAGCTCACTAGTCCAACGGGCAGAGCCAGCAAACGGCTTGCGCTTTCAACGGGCAAAGAGGCTAAGACCATTCACCGCTTGTTGGGCGCAGGTTACTCTAATGGCAAGATGGGCTTTCTTTACGACCAATACAATCCGCTTCAAGCCGACGTAGTAATCGTAGACGAGGTGTCAATGGTTGATGTTTCTATCGCTTACAGCTTGTTTAAGGCGCTAGATTCCTCTACACGGCTTATACTTGTAGGCGACAAAGACCAACTTCCCTCAGTTGGCGCAGGTAACGTGCTTTCCAATATTATTTCTAGCGGTGTAATAGACGTCAAATATCTAACTCATATTTATAGGCAGGAACAAGACAGTTTGATTATTAGCAACGCTCATTTAATCAATAATTGTAAAATGCCAATTTGCAACAACGCCAGTAAAGACTTCTTTATAATATCTAAAAATAGTCAAGACGAAGTTTTTGAAGAATGTATGCAACTTATTTCAAAGCGTTTGCCGACTTATAAGGGCGTAGAAGGCGGAGAAATTCAGCTTTTGGGCGCATTAAAGAGCGGAGTCGCCGGAGTTGACAATAGCAATAAATCATTGCAACGTTTGCTTAACCCCGCTTCTACAAGCAAACAAGAGATTAAATTAGGCGATACTACGTTTAGAGTTGGCGACCGAGTTATGCAAACTGTCAACGACTACTCGCTTGATTGGTATAAAAGTGGAATTTTCGGTTCGATAGAGTATGGGCAAGGCGTATTTAACGGCGATATCGGCGTAATTAATTCGGTAAATAAATCGAGTAACACCCTAGAAATTCTTTTTGACGACGGACGGACGGCTCAATATAATAACGTTGACTTATACAATTTAAGCCTAGCTTACGCTATGACAATTCATAAGAGTCAAGGTAGCGAGTTCGATTGCGTAGTTATACCCTTAGTATCCGGGCCTCCTACAATTCTCAACAAAAACTTGCTTTATACCGCAGTTACCAGGGCAAAAAAAGTGGTAGTATTAGTTTGCAACAAAAAGATTTTGTCAATGGTTGTGCACAACAATTATATAAGCGAGCGTACGACCCTACTAGATAAATTTTTAAACGAGGACTTTAAGAGATATGAAGGTATCGTTTAA
- a CDS encoding ComF family protein: MKVSFKIKQQIAQTLGNYDFCCIGCRRDIFDGLYLCKDCLKLLSYNNGKTCDNCGTAIYGISNYCSKCGKRECYFKRAYSPLIFEGEVQRLMHSFKFGGRSSYALPFAKLLADYFACLNLDIDLVTSVPMHEIDKKERGYNQSYLLASSFCDILGLKYVQTLEKIKQTQPQEKLNYVERMRNLNNAFQLIDKNIIKDKNILLIDDVLTTGATANECSRIFSKANATTYVLTLASRKETIKTE, encoded by the coding sequence ATGAAGGTATCGTTTAAGATTAAACAACAAATAGCTCAAACGCTAGGAAACTATGATTTTTGTTGTATTGGTTGCAGGCGAGATATTTTTGACGGCTTATATCTATGTAAAGATTGTTTGAAACTTCTCAGTTATAATAATGGCAAAACTTGCGACAATTGCGGTACGGCGATTTATGGAATAAGCAATTATTGTAGCAAATGCGGAAAAAGAGAATGTTATTTTAAGCGAGCGTATTCTCCGCTTATCTTTGAAGGCGAAGTTCAACGCCTTATGCACTCTTTTAAGTTTGGCGGTCGTTCAAGTTACGCTCTCCCTTTTGCCAAACTGTTAGCAGACTATTTTGCTTGCCTTAATCTAGATATCGACCTAGTTACATCTGTGCCGATGCACGAAATTGATAAAAAAGAGCGTGGATATAATCAATCTTATTTACTTGCGAGTAGTTTTTGTGATATACTAGGCTTGAAATATGTTCAAACTCTTGAAAAAATTAAACAAACTCAACCGCAAGAAAAGCTCAATTATGTAGAGCGTATGCGAAACCTCAACAACGCATTTCAACTAATTGACAAAAATATAATTAAAGATAAGAATATTTTGCTTATAGACGACGTGTTGACAACGGGCGCTACTGCAAACGAATGCTCTCGAATTTTTAGCAAAGCCAACGCAACTACCTATGTATTAACCCTTGCAAGTCGCAAGGAAACTATAAAAACGGAGTAA
- the secA gene encoding preprotein translocase subunit SecA, which translates to MNELGGANKKQLKLLFKQVKKIVELADKYKAMSDLELSNQTQALKQRLSKGETEDSILVDAFAVCKEASARVLNMRHFDVQLAGGIALHQGRICQMATGEGKTLVATLPAYLNALSGKGVHIVTVNDYLAKRDAEWMGKVYKFLGLTVGVIYSNQRHEEKIKAYNCDITYGTNNEFGFDYLRDNMATSLAQRVQRPLNFVIVDEVDSILIDEARTPLIISGRANKSSDMYVKANRFVKTLQKGVDYEIDEKDKEAQLTDEGIAKAEKFFEVSNLSNIDNTEINHFINKALKAHAIMKRDNNYIVEGGKVIIVDEFTGRKMIGRRYSAGLHQAIEAKENVAIKDEDRTLATITFQNYFRLYRTLSGMTGTAKTEEGEFNSIYNLDVIVIPTNLPNARKDFNDQIYSTRQGKLKSCVEEIYARHQKGQPLLIGTITVEKSEELSSMLSKRGVKHNVLNAKNHAREAEIVAQAGRFGSVTIATNMAGRGTDILLGGNAEFLARQEMARLGHPEEDIEIATSYADGDEHAQEVKAIYRDLYAKFKVETDIEKSKVIEVGGLHIIGTERHDSRRIDNQLRGRAGRQGDVGSSVFYISAEDDMMRIFGGEKLKAILQFMRVEEDQPIEAKALSKQIEAAQRRIEGIHFSSRKTVLRFDDVNNVQRNTIYQERNKVLNNLDIHAEILKMTRSYARKALEDACDGNEKVRTWNASQVNDILKTKYFPVDQDFVDADMIYGYSAREILDKLTKLTADMLEQRAEILKEQEINFFDLERYILLRVTDEKWMDHLDAMDDLMQGVGLQSIGSHDPFAVYKEQGFKLFEDLMDDIQFSTVRYLLFAQVDRLQRPKSVLQKAKKELAEGEKPNFNDLCPCGSGLKYKNCCGLAEAQKAKQEWRKSKHKE; encoded by the coding sequence ATGAACGAATTAGGCGGAGCAAATAAGAAACAACTTAAACTTTTATTCAAGCAAGTTAAAAAAATTGTCGAGCTAGCAGACAAATACAAGGCTATGAGCGACTTAGAGCTTTCTAACCAAACCCAAGCGTTAAAGCAACGTTTAAGCAAGGGAGAAACCGAAGACTCTATTCTAGTCGACGCATTTGCCGTTTGCAAAGAAGCAAGCGCAAGGGTGCTTAATATGCGTCACTTTGACGTTCAATTAGCCGGCGGAATAGCGCTACATCAAGGTCGAATTTGTCAAATGGCAACAGGCGAGGGCAAGACGCTAGTTGCGACTCTACCTGCTTATCTTAACGCTCTTTCGGGCAAGGGCGTGCATATTGTAACTGTCAACGATTACTTAGCTAAGCGTGACGCCGAGTGGATGGGCAAAGTTTATAAGTTTTTAGGTCTTACCGTCGGGGTAATTTACTCTAATCAACGCCACGAAGAAAAAATTAAAGCATATAATTGCGACATTACCTACGGCACAAACAACGAGTTTGGTTTTGACTATTTAAGAGACAATATGGCAACTTCGCTTGCCCAACGTGTTCAACGCCCCCTCAACTTTGTAATTGTCGACGAAGTTGACTCAATTCTAATCGACGAAGCTCGTACCCCTTTAATTATTTCGGGGCGTGCTAATAAATCGTCGGATATGTATGTTAAGGCAAATCGTTTTGTCAAGACACTACAAAAAGGCGTCGACTATGAGATAGACGAAAAAGATAAGGAAGCTCAACTTACCGACGAAGGCATAGCCAAAGCCGAAAAGTTCTTTGAAGTTTCTAACTTATCCAATATAGACAACACCGAGATTAACCACTTTATCAACAAAGCCTTAAAGGCTCACGCTATAATGAAGCGTGACAACAACTATATTGTCGAGGGCGGAAAAGTTATAATTGTCGACGAATTTACCGGTCGCAAAATGATAGGTCGTCGCTATTCGGCAGGGCTACACCAAGCAATCGAAGCCAAAGAGAACGTCGCAATTAAAGACGAAGACCGCACGCTTGCAACGATTACCTTCCAGAACTATTTTAGACTATATCGCACTTTGTCGGGTATGACAGGAACAGCCAAGACCGAAGAAGGCGAATTTAATTCGATATATAATTTGGACGTTATTGTAATACCTACTAATCTTCCCAATGCGCGCAAAGACTTCAACGACCAAATTTATTCTACTAGACAAGGCAAATTAAAGAGTTGCGTAGAAGAAATATACGCTCGTCACCAAAAAGGGCAACCATTGCTAATAGGTACTATTACGGTAGAAAAGAGCGAAGAGCTTTCGTCTATGCTTTCTAAACGAGGCGTTAAACATAATGTCTTAAACGCAAAGAATCACGCTCGTGAGGCTGAAATTGTCGCCCAAGCCGGTAGATTCGGTTCGGTTACAATAGCTACAAATATGGCAGGCAGAGGCACGGATATATTGCTAGGCGGTAATGCCGAATTTTTGGCTCGTCAAGAAATGGCTCGGCTAGGACACCCCGAAGAAGATATTGAAATAGCTACAAGCTACGCTGACGGCGACGAACACGCCCAAGAAGTTAAGGCTATATATAGAGATTTATACGCTAAATTTAAAGTCGAAACAGATATTGAGAAGTCTAAGGTTATCGAAGTCGGCGGTTTACACATAATCGGCACAGAACGCCACGACAGCAGACGTATCGACAACCAGTTGCGTGGCCGTGCAGGCAGACAAGGCGACGTAGGTTCGTCAGTATTTTACATTTCAGCCGAAGACGATATGATGCGTATCTTTGGAGGCGAAAAACTTAAAGCAATTCTTCAATTTATGCGTGTAGAAGAAGATCAACCAATAGAGGCTAAGGCATTGTCTAAACAAATAGAAGCGGCTCAAAGGCGTATCGAGGGCATACACTTTTCTTCAAGAAAGACAGTTTTGCGTTTTGACGACGTAAATAACGTTCAACGTAACACAATCTATCAAGAACGTAATAAAGTGTTAAACAATCTTGATATTCACGCCGAAATTCTTAAAATGACTCGCAGTTACGCAAGAAAAGCCTTAGAAGACGCTTGCGACGGCAACGAAAAAGTTCGCACGTGGAACGCAAGTCAAGTAAACGATATTTTAAAAACTAAATATTTTCCAGTCGACCAAGATTTTGTCGACGCCGATATGATTTACGGCTATTCCGCTCGTGAAATATTAGATAAGTTAACCAAACTTACCGCCGATATGTTAGAGCAACGAGCCGAGATATTAAAAGAGCAAGAGATTAACTTTTTCGACCTAGAACGTTACATTTTACTACGTGTAACCGACGAGAAGTGGATGGACCACTTAGACGCAATGGACGACCTTATGCAGGGCGTAGGGCTACAATCAATAGGCAGTCACGACCCCTTTGCAGTTTACAAAGAACAAGGTTTCAAGCTGTTTGAAGATTTAATGGACGACATACAATTCTCTACTGTAAGATATTTGTTATTTGCCCAAGTCGATAGGTTACAACGGCCTAAGTCCGTTCTTCAAAAAGCTAAAAAGGAACTTGCCGAAGGCGAAAAGCCAAATTTCAACGATTTATGTCCTTGCGGTAGTGGTTTAAAATATAAAAATTGTTGTGGTTTAGCCGAAGCGCAAAAAGCTAAGCAGGAATGGCGCAAGTCTAAACATAAGGAATAA